A genome region from Brassica oleracea var. oleracea cultivar TO1000 chromosome C2, BOL, whole genome shotgun sequence includes the following:
- the LOC106326499 gene encoding transcription initiation factor IIB-2-like, whose translation MDTCLDCKRVTETVIDIRTGDTICTECSLVISDHYIDDSQEWRTFANDDNSNDRDPNRVGAPTNPLLKSGGIGTIIDTTTSSSKNDLCRVQNLIRNSEEDMIVKACKEIKRMTDDLGLVSGVEFRACEIVSKLDGDYRKRLSRQKHFVAVCAAAVSTACREMNLSRTLKEISMVAHGVSLKEINRASMAIRRLLQSDQAEATDSSSCAAPQVIIKTRELVRRFCSKLNITERETKAIGEAVEVAENFDIRRNPKSVLAAIIFMICQLSQTNRRPTREIAIAAEVVENTIKSSAKDMYPYASKIIPEWYASEEKVKRLGGIIGSWDAAKL comes from the exons ATGGACACTTGCTTGGACTGCAAGAGAGTCACCGAGACGGTGATCGACATAAGAACCGGCGACACAATCTGCACAGAGTGTAGCCTCGTCATCTCCGATCACTACATAGACGACAGCCAAGAATGGAGAACGTTCGCCAACGACGATAACAGCAACGACCGAGACCCTAACCGCGTCGGTGCTCCCACCAACCCTCTTCTCAAATCCGGCGGTATCGGCACCATCATCGACACAACTACCTCCAGCTCCAAGAATGACTTGTGCCGCGTGCAGAATCTCATCAGGAACTCTGAAGAGGATATGATCGTGAAAGCGTGCAAAGAAATCAAGAGAATGACGGATGATCTAGGTCTTGTTAGCGGTGTCGAGTTTAGGGCTTGCGAGATTGTGTCCAAGTTAGATGGTGACTACAGGAAGAGACTAAGCAGACAGAAACACTTTGTCGCTGTCTGTGCGGCCGCTGTTTCAACGGCGTGTCGTGAGATGAATCTCTCGAGGACGTTGAAAGAGATCTCTATGGTAGCTCACGGTGTGAGTTTGAAAGAAATAAACAGAGCGAGTATGGCTATAAGGCGTCTACTTCAGTCAGATCAAGCGGAGGCGACAGATTCTTCTTCTTGTGCTGCTCCTCAGGTGATTATCAAAACAAGAGAACTTGTACGCCGGTTCTGTTCTAAACTAAACATAACCGAAAGAGAGACAAAGGCCATTGGAGAAGCTGTTGAAGTAGCTGAGAATTTCGATATCCGGAGAAACCCTAAGTCGGTTCTAGCTGCTATTATCTTCATGATCTGTCAGCTATCTCAGACCAATAGGAGACCTACTCGAG AAATTGCGATCGCTGCGGAAGTTGTGGAGAATACTATCAAGAGCTCTGCTAAGGATATGTACCCTTACGCATCAAAGATTATACCCGAATGGTATGCTTCTGAAGAAAAGGTCAAGAGGTTAGGAGGTATCATAGGATCTTGGGATGCTGCAAAACTTTAA
- the LOC106326946 gene encoding protein RIK isoform X1 — MTDNGASDEEARVPPSDSGSRTRQRRKRKWDQPAEQLVAAGVVLPRLGKVPPAPLFQTPLPKLIQDELNIAREIVINDAEASLRHKLTKRSTQEEIQRSTGAVVITRGKYRPPNAPPDGEKPLYLHISAAAHLKETTERILAVDRAAAMIEEMMKQKTNSQVGLVGSQTVKMLNTCVYLGFEADPSSNVAARIRGPNDQYINHIMNETGATVVLRGRGSGCLENQHGEEAQQQLHLLLSSSNQKSIDDAKRLAENLMDTISVEFGASRVSSSKVYGAVPPPQQLLAGAPSSETAQKPNLSSSYGLMTPPNAVNPYPVPPATTTLYPQFPVLQHPPGISNGGQLRPSPVSYLQPAAGGTSYSGYAGIYPQATPLQQVAQVLKQSVSPVISTVPPTLLTAAALSKPSDIPSKETERRPPQKRKFQELPADCKVTAKSKEQPELAMAGEVAPKNIVEPRSNGVQSLPSPRSMMPPPPPKTIQPPPSRDVSPPSSRTMLPPPPRFTPSKQPPAPRLQEDQITIKKPNPVPDTLIKLMEYGDDEDDDED; from the exons ATGACAGACAACGGCGCTAGCGATGAGGAGGCTAGGGTTCCTCCTAGCGACTCGGGTTCACGAACGAGGCAAAG GAGAAAGAGAAAGTGGGACCAGCCCGCGGAGCAGCTTGTTGCAGCTGGAGTTGTGCTTCCTCGATTAGGCAAGGTTCCTCCTGCTCCATTGTTCCAAACCCCGCTTCCAAAACTTATTCAA GATGAGTTGAATATAGCTAGAGAAATCGTTATCAACGATGCCGAGGCTTCTCTTAGGCACAAGCTTACTAAACGCTCAACTCAAGAAGAA ATTCAGAGGTCTACTGGTGCTGTCGTGATTACTAG GGGCAAGTATCGTCCTCCAAATGCACCTCCTGATGGTGAAAAGCCATTATATCTTCACATCTCGGCTGCTGCCCAT TTAAAAGAGACTACAGAGCGAATTTTGGCAGTTGATCGTGCAGCAGCTATGATTGAGGAGATGATGAAACAGAAAACAAACTCACAGGTGGGGTTGGTTGGTTCTCAGACGGTCAAG ATGCTGAACACATGCGTTTATTTGGGTTTTGAAGCTGACCCATCATCTAACGTTGCTGCTCGTATCCGTGGGCCTAAC GATCAGTATATAAATCACATTATGAATGAAACAGGAGCAACCGTTGTACTAAGAGGGCGTGGTTCAGGGTGCCTTGAGAACCAACATGGTGAAG AAGCACAGCAACAATTGCATCTGTTGTTGTCTAGTAGCAACCAGAAGAGCATTGACGATGCAAAACGTTTAGCTGAGAATCTTATGGATACAATCAGTGTAGAGTTCGGGGCTTCAAG GGTTTCCTCAAGCAAGGTGTATGGTGCTGTACCACCACCACAGCAACTGCTTGCCGGAGCTCCGAGTTCTGAAACCGCGCAAAAGCCAAATTTGAGTTCATCATATGGTTTGATGACACCGCCAAATGCTGTTAATCCATATCCAGTTCCTCCAGCAACAACAACTCTGTATCCTCAGTTTCCAGTGTTGCAGCACCCTCCAGGGATCTCAAACGGTGGGCAATTGCGACCAAGTCCTGTCAGTTACTTACAACCTGCGGCTGGTGGAACTAGTTATAGTGGGTATGCCGGGATATACCCTCAAGCCACTCCACTGCAACAAGTCGCTCAAGTCCTTAAGCAATCCGTTTCTCCTGTTATCTCCACCGTGCCCCCTACTTTGTTGACAGCTGCCGCCTTATCAAAGCCAAGTGATATTCCAAGTAAGGAAACGGAAAGGCGTCCACCCCAGAAGCGAAAGTTTCAGGAGCTACCAGCTGATTGTAAAGTCACAGCAAAATCCAAAGAG CAGCCAGAGTTAGCAATGGCAGGTGAAGTTGCTCCAAAGAATATAGTTGAGCCGAGATCAAATGGAGTGCAATCACTGCCTTCACCACGTTCCATGATGCCTCCTCCTCCACCAAAGACCATCCAACCACCACCTTCGAGGGATGTGTCTCCTCCATCATCGAGAACCATGCTTCCTCCACCACCGCGATTTACACCATCAAAACAACCTCCAGCTCCAAGATTACAGGAGGACCAAATCACTATTAAGAAACCAAATCCAGTTCCAG ATACTTTAATAAAACTGATGGAGTATGGAGATGATGAAGACGATGATGAAGACTAG
- the LOC106326946 gene encoding protein RIK isoform X2 has product MTDNGASDEEARVPPSDSGSRTRQRRKRKWDQPAEQLVAAGVVLPRLGKVPPAPLFQTPLPKLIQDELNIAREIVINDAEASLRHKLTKRSTQEEIQRSTGAVVITRGKYRPPNAPPDGEKPLYLHISAAAHLKETTERILAVDRAAAMIEEMMKQKTNSQVGLVGSQTVKMLNTCVYLGFEADPSSNVAARIRGPNDQYINHIMNETGATVVLRGRGSGCLENQHGEEAQQQLHLLLSSSNQKSIDDAKRLAENLMDTISVEFGASRVSSSKVYGAVPPPQQLLAGAPSSETAQKPNLSSSYGLMTPPNAVNPYPVPPATTTLYPQFPVLQHPPGISNGGQLRPSPVSYLQPAAGGTSYSGYAGIYPQATPLQQVAQVLKQSVSPVISTVPPTLLTAAALSKPSDIPSKETERRPPQKRKFQELPADCKVTAKSKEPELAMAGEVAPKNIVEPRSNGVQSLPSPRSMMPPPPPKTIQPPPSRDVSPPSSRTMLPPPPRFTPSKQPPAPRLQEDQITIKKPNPVPDTLIKLMEYGDDEDDDED; this is encoded by the exons ATGACAGACAACGGCGCTAGCGATGAGGAGGCTAGGGTTCCTCCTAGCGACTCGGGTTCACGAACGAGGCAAAG GAGAAAGAGAAAGTGGGACCAGCCCGCGGAGCAGCTTGTTGCAGCTGGAGTTGTGCTTCCTCGATTAGGCAAGGTTCCTCCTGCTCCATTGTTCCAAACCCCGCTTCCAAAACTTATTCAA GATGAGTTGAATATAGCTAGAGAAATCGTTATCAACGATGCCGAGGCTTCTCTTAGGCACAAGCTTACTAAACGCTCAACTCAAGAAGAA ATTCAGAGGTCTACTGGTGCTGTCGTGATTACTAG GGGCAAGTATCGTCCTCCAAATGCACCTCCTGATGGTGAAAAGCCATTATATCTTCACATCTCGGCTGCTGCCCAT TTAAAAGAGACTACAGAGCGAATTTTGGCAGTTGATCGTGCAGCAGCTATGATTGAGGAGATGATGAAACAGAAAACAAACTCACAGGTGGGGTTGGTTGGTTCTCAGACGGTCAAG ATGCTGAACACATGCGTTTATTTGGGTTTTGAAGCTGACCCATCATCTAACGTTGCTGCTCGTATCCGTGGGCCTAAC GATCAGTATATAAATCACATTATGAATGAAACAGGAGCAACCGTTGTACTAAGAGGGCGTGGTTCAGGGTGCCTTGAGAACCAACATGGTGAAG AAGCACAGCAACAATTGCATCTGTTGTTGTCTAGTAGCAACCAGAAGAGCATTGACGATGCAAAACGTTTAGCTGAGAATCTTATGGATACAATCAGTGTAGAGTTCGGGGCTTCAAG GGTTTCCTCAAGCAAGGTGTATGGTGCTGTACCACCACCACAGCAACTGCTTGCCGGAGCTCCGAGTTCTGAAACCGCGCAAAAGCCAAATTTGAGTTCATCATATGGTTTGATGACACCGCCAAATGCTGTTAATCCATATCCAGTTCCTCCAGCAACAACAACTCTGTATCCTCAGTTTCCAGTGTTGCAGCACCCTCCAGGGATCTCAAACGGTGGGCAATTGCGACCAAGTCCTGTCAGTTACTTACAACCTGCGGCTGGTGGAACTAGTTATAGTGGGTATGCCGGGATATACCCTCAAGCCACTCCACTGCAACAAGTCGCTCAAGTCCTTAAGCAATCCGTTTCTCCTGTTATCTCCACCGTGCCCCCTACTTTGTTGACAGCTGCCGCCTTATCAAAGCCAAGTGATATTCCAAGTAAGGAAACGGAAAGGCGTCCACCCCAGAAGCGAAAGTTTCAGGAGCTACCAGCTGATTGTAAAGTCACAGCAAAATCCAAAGAG CCAGAGTTAGCAATGGCAGGTGAAGTTGCTCCAAAGAATATAGTTGAGCCGAGATCAAATGGAGTGCAATCACTGCCTTCACCACGTTCCATGATGCCTCCTCCTCCACCAAAGACCATCCAACCACCACCTTCGAGGGATGTGTCTCCTCCATCATCGAGAACCATGCTTCCTCCACCACCGCGATTTACACCATCAAAACAACCTCCAGCTCCAAGATTACAGGAGGACCAAATCACTATTAAGAAACCAAATCCAGTTCCAG ATACTTTAATAAAACTGATGGAGTATGGAGATGATGAAGACGATGATGAAGACTAG
- the LOC106326946 gene encoding protein RIK isoform X3: MTDNGASDEEARVPPSDSGSRTRQRRKRKWDQPAEQLVAAGVVLPRLGKVPPAPLFQTPLPKLIQDELNIAREIVINDAEASLRHKLTKRSTQEEIQRSTGAVVITRGKYRPPNAPPDGEKPLYLHISAAAHLKETTERILAVDRAAAMIEEMMKQKTNSQMLNTCVYLGFEADPSSNVAARIRGPNDQYINHIMNETGATVVLRGRGSGCLENQHGEEAQQQLHLLLSSSNQKSIDDAKRLAENLMDTISVEFGASRVSSSKVYGAVPPPQQLLAGAPSSETAQKPNLSSSYGLMTPPNAVNPYPVPPATTTLYPQFPVLQHPPGISNGGQLRPSPVSYLQPAAGGTSYSGYAGIYPQATPLQQVAQVLKQSVSPVISTVPPTLLTAAALSKPSDIPSKETERRPPQKRKFQELPADCKVTAKSKEQPELAMAGEVAPKNIVEPRSNGVQSLPSPRSMMPPPPPKTIQPPPSRDVSPPSSRTMLPPPPRFTPSKQPPAPRLQEDQITIKKPNPVPDTLIKLMEYGDDEDDDED, encoded by the exons ATGACAGACAACGGCGCTAGCGATGAGGAGGCTAGGGTTCCTCCTAGCGACTCGGGTTCACGAACGAGGCAAAG GAGAAAGAGAAAGTGGGACCAGCCCGCGGAGCAGCTTGTTGCAGCTGGAGTTGTGCTTCCTCGATTAGGCAAGGTTCCTCCTGCTCCATTGTTCCAAACCCCGCTTCCAAAACTTATTCAA GATGAGTTGAATATAGCTAGAGAAATCGTTATCAACGATGCCGAGGCTTCTCTTAGGCACAAGCTTACTAAACGCTCAACTCAAGAAGAA ATTCAGAGGTCTACTGGTGCTGTCGTGATTACTAG GGGCAAGTATCGTCCTCCAAATGCACCTCCTGATGGTGAAAAGCCATTATATCTTCACATCTCGGCTGCTGCCCAT TTAAAAGAGACTACAGAGCGAATTTTGGCAGTTGATCGTGCAGCAGCTATGATTGAGGAGATGATGAAACAGAAAACAAACTCACAG ATGCTGAACACATGCGTTTATTTGGGTTTTGAAGCTGACCCATCATCTAACGTTGCTGCTCGTATCCGTGGGCCTAAC GATCAGTATATAAATCACATTATGAATGAAACAGGAGCAACCGTTGTACTAAGAGGGCGTGGTTCAGGGTGCCTTGAGAACCAACATGGTGAAG AAGCACAGCAACAATTGCATCTGTTGTTGTCTAGTAGCAACCAGAAGAGCATTGACGATGCAAAACGTTTAGCTGAGAATCTTATGGATACAATCAGTGTAGAGTTCGGGGCTTCAAG GGTTTCCTCAAGCAAGGTGTATGGTGCTGTACCACCACCACAGCAACTGCTTGCCGGAGCTCCGAGTTCTGAAACCGCGCAAAAGCCAAATTTGAGTTCATCATATGGTTTGATGACACCGCCAAATGCTGTTAATCCATATCCAGTTCCTCCAGCAACAACAACTCTGTATCCTCAGTTTCCAGTGTTGCAGCACCCTCCAGGGATCTCAAACGGTGGGCAATTGCGACCAAGTCCTGTCAGTTACTTACAACCTGCGGCTGGTGGAACTAGTTATAGTGGGTATGCCGGGATATACCCTCAAGCCACTCCACTGCAACAAGTCGCTCAAGTCCTTAAGCAATCCGTTTCTCCTGTTATCTCCACCGTGCCCCCTACTTTGTTGACAGCTGCCGCCTTATCAAAGCCAAGTGATATTCCAAGTAAGGAAACGGAAAGGCGTCCACCCCAGAAGCGAAAGTTTCAGGAGCTACCAGCTGATTGTAAAGTCACAGCAAAATCCAAAGAG CAGCCAGAGTTAGCAATGGCAGGTGAAGTTGCTCCAAAGAATATAGTTGAGCCGAGATCAAATGGAGTGCAATCACTGCCTTCACCACGTTCCATGATGCCTCCTCCTCCACCAAAGACCATCCAACCACCACCTTCGAGGGATGTGTCTCCTCCATCATCGAGAACCATGCTTCCTCCACCACCGCGATTTACACCATCAAAACAACCTCCAGCTCCAAGATTACAGGAGGACCAAATCACTATTAAGAAACCAAATCCAGTTCCAG ATACTTTAATAAAACTGATGGAGTATGGAGATGATGAAGACGATGATGAAGACTAG
- the LOC106326945 gene encoding exocyst complex component EXO70B1-like has translation MGEFEVDREEKLITAANYLVHELRSGKSLTRNAKKALESLLSELSRVVVVNSEDDRYEEDEIKTRLNAVCEKIMTREVDETMIWDLGSEAGNEFLDAVNELRVLIDGGTTEEVSLRKAHDVLQTAMARLEDEFKHLLSENKLPFELEHASFRSDLVLEEGSFGAASTEDLIIGSSRRNSEEIVIDLVRPEVISDLKNIATTMIASGYDRECLQVCTTVRKEALDEFLYHHEVEKLSIEDVLKMDWATLNTNIKKWVRVMRSIVQMYLVSEKSLNDQIFGEEEEESVTCFVDTVKAPVMQLLNFGEAVSLGPRQPEKLLRILEMYELASELLPEIDVLFSDNQLGSSLRGEYREVMRRLGECARATFLEFKSAIASDVSSHPFPGGAVHPLTNYVMNYLMALTDFSQTLDSLLMEHDDVEYLSIPPSPDVINPAMVVEEESAYENSSSPEKFLAMTKHFYSITSVLEANLEEKAKLYRDVSLRHIFLLNNIHYMTRKVLKSELKHIFGDKWNRKHTWKFQQQATEYERSTWLPVLSFLKDDGGSGSGSGSGSGSRSLRPRERFQGFNTAFEEVYKAQTGWLISDERLREDVRTKASMWVIQAYWTFYSRHKNSVSERYIKYSTDDLEKLLLDLFAGSSKSLNNSYRR, from the coding sequence ATGGGAGAGTTTGAGGTAGATAGAGAAGAGAAGTTGATTACTGCCGCAAACTATCTCGTTCATGAACTTAGATCTGGCAAGAGCCTCACTAGAAACGCTAAGAAGGCTTTAGAGAGTCTCTTATCAGAGCTGTCTCGTGTGGTGGTGGTAAACTCTGAGGATGATAGATACGAGGAAGATGAGATTAAGACACGACTCAACGCTGTCTGCGAGAAGATCATGACTCGCGAGGTGGACGAAACCATGATCTGGGACTTAGGCTCAGAAGCAGGGAACGAGTTTCTAGACGCTGTGAACGAGCTGAGAGTGTTGATAGACGGAGGAACAACAGAGGAGGTCTCTCTGAGAAAAGCTCACGACGTTCTCCAAACGGCAATGGCGAGGCTTGAAGACGAGTTCAAGCATCTTCTCTCGGAGAACAAGTTACCATTCGAGCTCGAACACGCTTCCTTTAGGTCCGATCTTGTCCTGGAAGAAGGCTCTTTCGGCGCTGCGTCCACTGAGGATCTGATCATAGGAAGCAGTAGAAGAAACTCAGAGGAGATTGTAATCGATTTGGTTCGACCTGAGGTTATATCAGATCTCAAGAACATTGCCACCACCATGATTGCTTCGGGGTACGACCGGGAGTGTCTCCAGGTGTGTACAACGGTTAGAAAAGAGGCTCTTGACGAGTTTCTCTACCACCACGAGGTCGAGAAGCTGAGCATTGAAGATGTTCTGAAGATGGATTGGGCTACGTTGAATACAAACATCAAGAAATGGGTTCGCGTGATGAGAAGCATCGTGCAGATGTACTTAGTTAGCGAGAAGTCTCTGAACGATCAGATCTTCGGGGAGGAGGAGGAGGAGTCTGTGACGTGTTTTGTCGATACGGTGAAGGCTCCTGTGATGCAGCTGCTTAACTTCGGTGAAGCTGTCTCTCTCGGTCCGCGGCAGCCCGAGAAACTCCTCAGGATCCTCGAAATGTACGAGCTGGCGTCCGAGCTATTACCAGAGATTGATGTACTCTTCTCTGATAATCAGCTCGGCTCCTCCTTGAGAGGGGAGTACAGAGAAGTGATGAGGAGGCTCGGGGAATGCGCGAGAGCGACGTTTCTCGAGTTCAAAAGCGCTATTGCCTCTGATGTTTCCTCTCATCCTTTCCCTGGAGGAGCGGTCCACCCGCTTACTAACTACGTCATGAACTACCTCATGGCGTTGACGGACTTCAGCCAGACTCTTGACTCGCTTCTCATGGAGCATGATGATGTGGAATATCTCTCAATACCTCCGTCGCCGGATGTTATCAATCCGGCGATGGTGGTTGAAGAAGAGTCTGCTTACGAGAACTCTTCTTCGCCGGAGAAGTTTTTAGCGATGACTAAGCATTTCTACTCTATTACATCGGTTCTTGAAGCTAACCTTGAAGAGAAAGCGAAGCTGTACAGAGACGTCTCTCTGAGGCACATCTTTCTACTCAACAACATACATTACATGACAAGGAAAGTGCTTAAGTCCGAGCTGAAGCATATCTTTGGCGACAAGTGGAACAGAAAACATACGTGGAAGTTTCAGCAGCAAGCGACGGAGTACGAACGCTCCACCTGGCTCCCTGTCCTGTCTTTCCTCAAGGATGATGGAGGTTCAGGTTCTGGATCAGGTTCAGGTTCAGGTTCAAGAAGCTTGCGGCCTAGGGAGAGGTTTCAAGGATTCAACACTGCGTTTGAGGAAGTGTACAAGGCGCAGACCGGGTGGCTGATCTCTGACGAGAGGCTGAGAGAAGATGTGAGGACGAAGGCGTCCATGTGGGTGATTCAAGCGTACTGGACGTTTTACAGTAGACACAAGAACAGTGTGAGTGAGAGGTATATCAAGTACAGTACTGATGATCTTGAGAAGCTTTTGTTGGATCTCTTCGCTGGTTCTTCTAAATCCTTGAACAATTCTTACAGAAGATGA
- the LOC106324408 gene encoding glutathione S-transferase T3-like, producing the protein MEPFSLNSPGFVNLLASQSSPPIDVDSAEAASNSPGLVKPLERRKWGPKEDLVLISAWLNTSKDPIVSNEQKAGAFWKRIEEYFNSSPQLIGSVSREWSQCKQSWGRVNEQVCKFVGSHEAALKEQASGQNENDVMKAAHDIFLNDYHVKFTLEHCWRELRFDQKWRSHSFSRDGAKEKMKEAGPEVVPEEEEVRPPGVKASKAAKCKKHGNEAAFDQIQSMLALKNNISKQKILYRLLAKNEDTLSDQEVSLKNKFISEML; encoded by the coding sequence ATGGAACCTTTCTCCCTTAACTCTCCCGGGTTTGTTAACCTATTAGCTTCGCAGAGCAGTCCACCAATAGACGTAGACTCTGCTGAGGCAGCTAGTAACTCTCCCGGGTTAGTTAAACCACTGGAAAGGAGAAAGTGGGGACCCAAAGAAGACCTTGTGCTCATTAGTGCTTGGTTGAACACGAGCAAGGATCCCATAGTCAGTAATGAGCAGAAGGCAGGAGCGTTTTGGAAGAGAATAGAGGAGTATTTCAATTCAAGCCCTCAGCTCATTGGCTCCGTTTCTAGAGAGTGGAGTCAATGTAAGCAGAGCTGGGGAAGAGTGAATGAGCAGGTGTGCAAGTTTGTGGGAAGCCATGAAGCTGCTTTGAAGGAGCAAGCGAGTGGCCAAAATGAGAATGATGTCATGAAGGCTGCCCATGACATCTTCTTAAATGACTATCATGTCAAGTTCACCCTTGAACATTGCTGGAGGGAACTGAGGTTTGATCAGAAATGGAGATCACACTCTTTCTCGAGAGATGGTGCAAAGGAGAAAATGAAGGAAGCAGGTCCGGAGGTGGTGCCTGAAGAGGAAGAGGTTAGGCCTCCTGGTGTTAAGGCTAGCAAAGCAGCCAAATGCAAAAAGCACGGGAATGAAGCAGCTTTTGATCAAATACAAAGCATGCTAGCTCTGAAAAATAACATTTCCAAACAAAAGATCCTTTATCGTCTCCTAGCCAAAAACGAAGACACACTTTCTGATCAAGAAGTGTCTCTTAAGAATAAATTCATCTCTGAAATGCTTTGA